The genomic stretch GAGGTTGAGGTTGCATGCGTTACGCTGGTTTAGAGGTAGCGGCGGTTAAAAGAGAGGAGACGTGATTAatgtggtggtggaggtggtgttTGGTTGGGGGGTTTTAATTAGAAGCAAAGAGGAGAAGATTTTGTTTCCAgttcgttgtatttttttttagttatgtgGTTTCTATATATAGCGATTTGAACTTCACTGCAAAAGAGAGACTGTGTGGAGAAGTACTGTGTTAATTTAAGTTTACatgtttaattactttttaattgttttttttttccttttttttttcaacgggGGAAGGGGTGGGAGAAAGGTGACCTAAATCTCCTAAATCTGCTGTCCATCcgtcttcttttctttgtgaGAGTAAGATATGACACGTGGGTGGTTTTGGTCGGTGAGAGTTGAAATGTGGCAAAATGGGTTTTGTTACTGGTATTTGTatttagggtttaattaaaGCAGGTCGGATGTTGATCTGCTGTTTGCGTGAAGCTGGGTTTTAGTCCAAGTACACAGCTAAAACTTAGACGTGAGTGATTcggtttggataaaaaaatatttaatcaaattgatttttttaaaaaatctaaacaaattgAATAACTGAATCAAATTGATAGGTTCCGTTGagtttggttttatattttaaaaaatcaaataagtttggtttatttttaaatcaaggaccttttaagttaattatatttaatggaTTTTGATTTAATgagcttttaatttataaaaagtctttagtttttttattttattttttttatttgaatcagtttggttttataaactggatttattttaaaaacaatctaaccaaaattataaaaaaataataataaaaaaaccattcaatccaagtgattttttataaatgtttttagataattCCATTGATTTTGGTTTCATAAAccagatttatttaaaaaagtttctaaccaaaattatatataaaaaaaaccattctaTTCTAGTGATTTTCTATGAAAGTTTTTAGATAATTCCATTAATTTACTCTCATCCTTTGAAATAATTATAGTAAGCTGGTAGCTTCTATTGCTCTTAATTCTTAAATCATTGAGCGGACCACGtttacattttataaatttgatatatttaaaatattaattttttttggaagtgtggtaaatgttattttttaaagtgtgttttttttagaaatttatcaaaataatattttttaaaaaaaaattatttatgatatcacgttaacacatcaaaacgacactaaaataaataaatttaaaactaaaaaaaatatatttttttaaatacaattgaAATGTAAGGTAAAATGTAACTTAATTTTCAAGTGCAACAATTGActttaagatatttttcatattcaagATTGGAGTTACACGGATCTCGGTTAGCTTTCTATCTCAATATATCGTTTTATTGGGCTTGATCTCTATCAAAAACTTTtacaagtttaaattattgactTCGGTATCAGAAGAGCATTGAATCCACATGATATATTCAGATACGAATAAATACAGGCTGTATTTGAACCATCAAAGCTTCAATATTTCAAGCAATAGAATATGGATTGCGTAATCGACAGGCCTTATGTGCCTAACcatcataaatataattaagttgCGGTGCCTAACTCATCTAAAGTTGGAATTACAGTCTTTACCGTATTGAAGGGGTGAATTTGGCTATATGATCGATACTATATTTGCCCTACTGAAGAAGAACACAACGATGGATGCAAACACAGAAGATGGTAGTTAATTAGCGGGCACCCAGTGACGAGACCCTAACAATTCCAAGTCTTTCTATTAATTGTTCCTTCAACCGGGAAAAAGAGTAATTCGAAATTTGTATAGTGTAATTAAAGTTATTTCAAAATTAGTcctattaaattataaatttggtaACTTCTAGTTAAAAGAATTTTTCTAGTGTTAAACTATCAATGGATGCCAAGCAGCATATTCGATATCATAGAGCTAGTCATTAGACAGTAGACACGGAACCCTTCAATGGAAACTTTTAGGATGGCCATGAAACTGAATCAATATAGTATATGACAGCATTGGTTCTATCAAGCATCTAGCTCTCAAATTAATTAGTCCATGCAAAGAGGCATGCTCGTAACTCTATGTTTTctcaaaatagaattttaaataatatggatCGGGTATCGATGGCTCCACAGGTTTAATTCAACGAATGGAACTTGTAGAACAtttaaaaaactacatagttCAACCAatttaagaaaaaggaaaacaaatagaaaacaaaatggaaAGATGTGGTATGAacgcatacacacacacacacacacacacacacacacagacaaCCCACGTATGATCATGGTCTATCGCAAGTACAATGGACAATCTCCTcaagtcaaattaaatgataaacaaTATTTCTTACAGAAGAGTTGTCTTGTGAGCCATGAAGTGCCCACCACCATGCCTATACTGCCCCTGCACCGTCTCAAAAAGGAACAGAAAACAGTGTCAGCATGAAATTCAGAAAGCAGCTAGCGAGACATTTTTGGTACACGAGACTCATGGTGGTTTAATGTAGAAAGGCTAGCGTCATTCACCGAATTTCGAGCTATCCCGCACCTGCAATTAAAGCTGCGAAAAATCTCCCTggtcaaaataaaacatgggCATAAACAGTCGGCGTGTGTGAGGGCAGATCATTTCTCAACTGTTTATCATAATGTAACTCTGATGTCAACCTTTCACAAGGAGGAAGGCCGACAGCAGGTTGCTTTGTTACCCGTCTTATCGAAGCAAAGGGTAATCTGTCCACATGGTGTCATGAACTGTGAAGAGCTATTTCAACAAATAGGACTTAGCCTTTTATCAATAGGATTCACCAAGTACTACTTTACTTTAGTAGCATTTTTTCAGGTCCAGATCGTGACCTTAAGTAGCCATTTCCTCCTTCTAATTAATCACAGTAGCTTTGAACCAAGCAAGCTGCGCTGTCGCATAATAATAAGCATTATTGAGGTTGGGTCTTAGGCATTTGGCCCACATGAAGGTTAACTAGCAAGTTTTTTTCCAAGGAAAAACAACCACCACATAATATATAATAGGTAGTTTGCATAAGAAATAgagataatttaatatgtttaaatattattaaaaaaaaaaaaacataacactaATATTGAAGCTATTTATATACAAGTTCAACTAGGTATGCCTGAATTCTTAAAGCAACATATAATTACTATCTAGCAATTCAACTAGGTATGCAGCCAGACCCTAGTAGCTGCCACACTGCCTTAAAGAGGAGCaactttgaatttattatgagCCCAAACAATTGATTCTGTACACAGCCAGACCCTAGTAGCTGCCACACTGCCTTAAAGAAAGATCATCCATCAGGGTACTTCAACTGTTCAATTTGACGATAGCATTTGCATTTAAAATTCACAACTTTGAAGCCCTTTTCTGCCTAACCCCATGGACAGAATGGTTCAGAAACATGGAGTTCAAATTTACACATGTTAAAACTCTACTTATGAAAAGCATACAATGATCCAAAAGCCCATATGGGTGAAAAGCGCAACAAAGTAAATCTCAGAACTCTGAACCACAAAATGAAGGTAAGTAGCTGAACTTCAACAAAAATCAGTAATGACCTGGTGATGCTTTCATCAAAGCTGCCTCTCACATTTGATCATCAGAGAAATTGACAGCAAGATCCCAATAGTGGGCAACACCAGCATCAGCAAAATATTTTCGGGCTGCAGCTTCAGTCACACAGTCATGTAAAGAAAACCTGTGGAAGCTAGGTTTGGCAACACTACCTTGCCACACCAGCATACATTTGTTCACAGGTTTCTCCTCATTGTCATCTCCTTCATCCTCATtaacagcttcagcccagtttATACGCCTAAGCATTAGCTTCCCATACCTTTTGATGGATTTGCTTCCCCCTTCAACCACCACCACACAAATTCCCTCTGTAATCACCGTGCACCCAGTCAAGCGGTTCTCATGAGCATTGACATCAACTTTGAAGCGAGTCTTCTTGTCTGAGAGGTTGTTGATTCTGTAAATAGAAACAATAGTTTCCACGGTGTTCGGGTCATCAAAGAGCTTTCTCTCCTTCTTTTCACGGCGCTCAGCAGGAGTAAGCTTACGTGCAGTATTTCGATCAATATGAGCTTGTTCACGTTCAGCAGCTGCAGTACGAATTTGCTTTTCAAGTCTGGTGGGATCTTGTGTTGCTTCTGAGCCAAGAACTTTCATTAAATTGCTCATTTTAACCTTTGGTTTTGGAGGTTCAATCAAGCCTTGTCTAATCATCTCCTGTCTATCCTTTTCCCGAGCAAGTCGACGCTGTGTTCTGAGCTTCTTCTGCTCCTTCTTAGTTAGTTTCAAAGGTTGAGGTGGTGGAGGAGCTGGCTCTGCCGGGGGCTCAATAGGACGTGGGTGTTGCACATAGATAGTAATTTTATCCCTTTTCAATCTATGCTCAGTGATAAGAACATCATCATTTTCACCATAAGTCCCACCAGTCAGTAAAGGTGCATCCCTAAATTCAGCAACCAAAAACATATGAACATCTTTCCAGATAAGCTGTATAAGATGATATGGTATTAAGTACATagaataacaaaagaaaaaggtctCCAACTCTCTTCAATTaggttaataataaaaaatttacagaTATCCAGACAGATACAGATGAAACCCATGTCAGGCTTCACAAGAAGGACAAAGGAGCCTAGGATCAAAGTTATCCACAATTCCTGAAAGTCCTGAACCCAGGTTAAAAAGCCACTCAGACCAACTCCGTGAATAAGTAGAACACAACTTTAAGATTCAGTTGTCGTTGTACCTCAAACATATCAACATCTTAGTAACTACACAAGTGGTTGCAAATTGTTCCTAGCATGAGAGTTAGCAAGACCCTTACATCTTAGTAAATACACAACCAGTAACAAGCACTTGTTCTTAAGATGAGATTTAGCAAGCAATGGTTCCAGTTAGATGATCATGCAGACTCAAATTAGTAAGTAACATATGAAACAAATTCTGCAACAGAGCAACAACCATTGTTGTTATTGGCAAGAACCATATTATATAAAGAAAGTAAATGTCAACTTACCACCACTCTACATCGGGAATCGGATCCTTAGGCTTTGCTTTGGTTATAAATCGCTCTGATACCTCTATCAAATTAGGATTTATATCCGGAGCTGCCTTTGCCTTTGCATGTAATGCTTGCCTTGCCTTCatatccttttctctttcttctccaAATTGATTCTGGgaacagaaaataaaaaccataaatatttgcaaacaattaaaaatagcaATGAGGATTTAGCAAAAAGGTGTGAAGGTTGCAAGAATTACCCTCAGTTTCATTATTTCAGCTTCTTTTAACCACTTGCCTTCCTCTACAAACTGGAAGGTCATTCGTTTGGGTCTCAAGAACTTATTCTTATTAATTCCCATTTTCACATCATAATAAGGGTTCGATTCAGGATCCACATCTAATTCAGGTTTAAGAATCTGGAATGCTTCCTTTTTCTGCTTGTTGATGTTGACCTGAAAAAGATCATATGCATAGCATAACAGCCCTTCACAGTCAAATATCACAGCTCCAACAAAATGAAACtaagttaataaaaagaaagaaactgtaTAACTTATAAAAATTACCCAACCTTTAAGGTGCTAAGGTTGCTTGGTTTAGTCACATTCACCACATTTCCATGTTCATCTATTTCCCTACCAAGTGCATCCACACGAAGAACAGGGGTCTTAGTAGGCTTCTGTGGCACAGAGACTTCTGCTGGCAACTGGCCAGGGAACAAGTTTATAAGAGGAGCAAACTCAGGGTCCTGGCGAAATCCCATTTTAGCAGCAAGTTCCTGGGCACGCTTAACAGCTTCATAATTGGGTATGCTAGTAATATCGGGCAGAGGTGCCACACCAGTTGAAGGTGTCTTTATAGACACCATAGTGTTTGTAGATAAGGAGGATGAACTACAAACTGCCCCAGTCGAAACAGCAGTAGTAGTGGTTGCTGATGGCAATACCCTTTGTGAGCTACCACCTGAACTTGTGTTGTTACCCTTGCTCGACTACAAGAACAAACATAACCAGTTCATAAGTACTGGAATCAAGGAAGGTAAAACGATATAGTATTAGAACATGACAAAGAGAAACAGCAGCACATGCAAGGATATCATAGAAATTCTATGATGGGAACTTACCAGGGGTAGCTTCTTCAGCTTCTCTGACAGTTCCTTCTGCATTTGCAAGGCTTTCTTAGCTTTTGCTAATGCATCAAGTGATAGATTTCCACTTTTCCCAGCAGCTGAAGATGTCCCATCTGTACTAGATTTTCCAGGAACCTCATGAGATCTGGCAATACTAACTCCCTTATTTTCATTTGTGTTTGAAATTGAAGATACCTTGGTAGGGAGGGGGTGAACAGCTGCCACAGAGGTCTCAGGCTGATTGCTTGGAGTCTTAGTGAATGATTCCAGAGAACCACCCTGCAGGTATGGAACAATAAACTTCACATGTCAGCATACAGGCTTGACAATAGGAGCACCTTAAGAAAGACCATAGCAAAAGTAAATTTGTTGGAAGGGTGGGTGggggacaacaaataaaatgctTTAAAAGGATATTAGGCtaataataaaatgagaaaaatcacGAAAAAAGCCACACCACACAAATAAATTTCAGGAGGTTCTGAATGGTGAGGAAATATACTATAACTTCTACTGTAAAACCCCAGATTCTATGCATACGAGTTCTACTTGTACATTATACAAAATCTGAAGGTGTATAATTAGGCATAAAAGTAAAAATCAGACACCACTAACCTTGCATAGAGAACAGTTAAggttaaaaaattcatatgcaAGGTTCACAGAGCACATCCTTTTAAAGTGGGTCACACATTCATtgcataaaaatagaaaataaaagcagGTCGAACAGCAAAGAGACATAGGATGTTCTTTTCAACCTGCATCTAGAGTGATGGGAATACAGCATCCAGCACCAACTAAGAAAATCACCATTCCATTTCAAAAGTAGAGAACTTTTAGAAAACCATTGGTTTGGAATCTCAGAATATAGTTCAAAAGGATCCTATTACTATTATAAAACTGGTTAACAGAGAGTCCATGCGCAGGAAGAAACGCGCCCGCAAGGCAAAGAGTAAAGGGTAGAGAGTAGAAGGGACGATTGAGCAAGTGAACAAAAGAGGAACAACATCGAGTCCCTTTGCAGAATTCCTTAGGCATACAAATCCAAAAGATATGAGGATTGCACAACATAAAAGATCTTCAACAAAGGAAATGGATCTTCCAACAATGTGCCCATTGATCTTTAAGGACTCCttgtcaaataacaaaaaataaactatagaGTAAATCAGGAAAAAAACGCAAAAAGGATTTCACATATAAGTAAAGACGATAAAAGAAAATACCATCTGTATGTAACTTGaccaaaatcaacagaaagagAAGTTCCAAACCACCCAAACTACATGGCTCCATTGTCCCTTAAAGTTCCATTAACCATTAAGAGTCACCAAAATGCCTACAACATCAAGAACGACATGACTAGCAATGTAAAAGTGATGAAACAGCATTTCTCCAAAAGCAAATATTGCACccaaaggaaataaaatttcaCTTACCAGCTTTCACTTTTCACAACCTCTATATGTGAAAATTAAGAACATTACTTGGCAAACCACATATGCCACGAACACTCTACATTATCCATCATTTAGCACTAAAATTGACCTCTACTTTTCCTACACAATCATGTAACTTGAAACATATAAATATCAACATGAGCCAAATAATCGCTAAATTTTCTATTTCTAACAAAGCACAGATACCAATCATCTTACAATTAAAAAACCACAAATTATCCATTATAACACCTCCATTCTCATATTACCTCCATAGAAACACACAATAACAGTCCCAGTCAATCATACATGAGCACTAGGAGATgtaacaagaaataaaatagcTTTTAGCTGTGACAAACATACACATAATAAGAAACACAGCAAAAGCAAAACCTGTACAAAAATCAGTAACCGCCATCATGCACACCATATTCAACTATAACAAGCCAGCAACTATATCAAATACTGTGACGAACCACTAATCCCATCTCGCCCCTCACCACCTTCATTATCGCGCATGTAATCCAAACAGACAATAAAAATAGCTAATTAAACCAAACATGCGAGTACATAAAGAACATGACCCTATTCTCTATTCTTAATATATCACGCTAGCCCATTTATCTAAACATCTAGACTGAATAAGCCGCAAAACAGCAAACACGCATCGAAAAAAGCacacttgaaaacaaaatagagtCAGAGAGAAAACTTACATTTGTAGTCGAAACACCACCGTTTTCTGTGGTGCTGCCCCTGCCGCCACCAATTGGCTCATCCTTGACTTCCTCCTTCACTCCAGCCTCACTCGAATCCACTCTCTTCACATTCTCAAAACTATTACCATTATCATTGTTGTCAGTCCTATTATCCTCTTCTTTCACTTTTTCACCGAATCTTCTTCTACTCCTCTTCTCCTTCTCAACAACAGCCCTATCCTCACTGCCtcctctctcctttcttttctttctctccaaATAATCTTCATCTAcagtctctctttctctcttctcgcgttttctctctctactcccttctctctcctctctcgcATCATAcgacctctctctctcctcacgCCTCGATGAGGAAGACGATTTGTGATCGTGAGTTCTCTCTCGCCTATCCACACTCTCTTCTCGTTCGTGAGATCTTTCGCGCTTTGTATC from Populus alba chromosome 8, ASM523922v2, whole genome shotgun sequence encodes the following:
- the LOC118052210 gene encoding protein RDM16 isoform X4, with amino-acid sequence MQKELSEKLKKLPLSSKGNNTSSGGSSQRVLPSATTTTAVSTGAVCSSSSLSTNTMVSIKTPSTGVAPLPDITSIPNYEAVKRAQELAAKMGFRQDPEFAPLINLFPGQLPAEVSVPQKPTKTPVLRVDALGREIDEHGNVVNVTKPSNLSTLKVNINKQKKEAFQILKPELDVDPESNPYYDVKMGINKNKFLRPKRMTFQFVEEGKWLKEAEIMKLRNQFGEEREKDMKARQALHAKAKAAPDINPNLIEVSERFITKAKPKDPIPDVEWWDAPLLTGGTYGENDDVLITEHRLKRDKITIYVQHPRPIEPPAEPAPPPPQPLKLTKKEQKKLRTQRRLAREKDRQEMIRQGLIEPPKPKVKMSNLMKVLGSEATQDPTRLEKQIRTAAAEREQAHIDRNTARKLTPAERREKKERKLFDDPNTVETIVSIYRINNLSDKKTRFKVDVNAHENRLTGCTVITEGICVVVVEGGSKSIKRYGKLMLRRINWAEAVNEDEGDDNEEKPVNKCMLVWQGSVAKPSFHRFSLHDCVTEAAARKYFADAGVAHYWDLAVNFSDDQM
- the LOC118052210 gene encoding protein RDM16 isoform X2, whose product is MGGSLESFTKTPSNQPETSVAAVHPLPTKVSSISNTNENKGVSIARSHEVPGKSSTDGTSSAAGKSGNLSLDALAKAKKALQMQKELSEKLKKLPLSSKGNNTSSGGSSQRVLPSATTTTAVSTGAVCSSSSLSTNTMVSIKTPSTGVAPLPDITSIPNYEAVKRAQELAAKMGFRQDPEFAPLINLFPGQLPAEVSVPQKPTKTPVLRVDALGREIDEHGNVVNVTKPSNLSTLKVNINKQKKEAFQILKPELDVDPESNPYYDVKMGINKNKFLRPKRMTFQFVEEGKWLKEAEIMKLRNQFGEEREKDMKARQALHAKAKAAPDINPNLIEVSERFITKAKPKDPIPDVEWWDAPLLTGGTYGENDDVLITEHRLKRDKITIYVQHPRPIEPPAEPAPPPPQPLKLTKKEQKKLRTQRRLAREKDRQEMIRQGLIEPPKPKVKMSNLMKVLGSEATQDPTRLEKQIRTAAAEREQAHIDRNTARKLTPAERREKKERKLFDDPNTVETIVSIYRINNLSDKKTRFKVDVNAHENRLTGCTVITEGICVVVVEGGSKSIKRYGKLMLRRINWAEAVNEDEGDDNEEKPVNKCMLVWQGSVAKPSFHRFSLHDCVTEAAARKYFADAGVAHYWDLAVNFSDDQM
- the LOC118052210 gene encoding protein RDM16 isoform X1, whose protein sequence is MERSFKHTRDDRDRDHHKHRSRDEKHRDSSDSHHHRSERESHQREHHKSSRRDDTKRERSHEREESVDRRERTHDHKSSSSSRREERERSYDAREEREGSRERKREKRERETVDEDYLERKKRKERGGSEDRAVVEKEKRSRRRFGEKVKEEDNRTDNNDNGNSFENVKRVDSSEAGVKEEVKDEPIGGGRGSTTENGGVSTTNGGSLESFTKTPSNQPETSVAAVHPLPTKVSSISNTNENKGVSIARSHEVPGKSSTDGTSSAAGKSGNLSLDALAKAKKALQMQKELSEKLKKLPLSSKGNNTSSGGSSQRVLPSATTTTAVSTGAVCSSSSLSTNTMVSIKTPSTGVAPLPDITSIPNYEAVKRAQELAAKMGFRQDPEFAPLINLFPGQLPAEVSVPQKPTKTPVLRVDALGREIDEHGNVVNVTKPSNLSTLKVNINKQKKEAFQILKPELDVDPESNPYYDVKMGINKNKFLRPKRMTFQFVEEGKWLKEAEIMKLRNQFGEEREKDMKARQALHAKAKAAPDINPNLIEVSERFITKAKPKDPIPDVEWWDAPLLTGGTYGENDDVLITEHRLKRDKITIYVQHPRPIEPPAEPAPPPPQPLKLTKKEQKKLRTQRRLAREKDRQEMIRQGLIEPPKPKVKMSNLMKVLGSEATQDPTRLEKQIRTAAAEREQAHIDRNTARKLTPAERREKKERKLFDDPNTVETIVSIYRINNLSDKKTRFKVDVNAHENRLTGCTVITEGICVVVVEGGSKSIKRYGKLMLRRINWAEAVNEDEGDDNEEKPVNKCMLVWQGSVAKPSFHRFSLHDCVTEAAARKYFADAGVAHYWDLAVNFSDDQM
- the LOC118052210 gene encoding protein RDM16 isoform X3; the protein is MSQLVAAGAAPQKTVVFRLQMVVLWNHSLRLQAISLRPLWQLFTPSLPSTDGTSSAAGKSGNLSLDALAKAKKALQMQKELSEKLKKLPLSSKGNNTSSGGSSQRVLPSATTTTAVSTGAVCSSSSLSTNTMVSIKTPSTGVAPLPDITSIPNYEAVKRAQELAAKMGFRQDPEFAPLINLFPGQLPAEVSVPQKPTKTPVLRVDALGREIDEHGNVVNVTKPSNLSTLKVNINKQKKEAFQILKPELDVDPESNPYYDVKMGINKNKFLRPKRMTFQFVEEGKWLKEAEIMKLRNQFGEEREKDMKARQALHAKAKAAPDINPNLIEVSERFITKAKPKDPIPDVEWWDAPLLTGGTYGENDDVLITEHRLKRDKITIYVQHPRPIEPPAEPAPPPPQPLKLTKKEQKKLRTQRRLAREKDRQEMIRQGLIEPPKPKVKMSNLMKVLGSEATQDPTRLEKQIRTAAAEREQAHIDRNTARKLTPAERREKKERKLFDDPNTVETIVSIYRINNLSDKKTRFKVDVNAHENRLTGCTVITEGICVVVVEGGSKSIKRYGKLMLRRINWAEAVNEDEGDDNEEKPVNKCMLVWQGSVAKPSFHRFSLHDCVTEAAARKYFADAGVAHYWDLAVNFSDDQM